A genomic region of Terriglobales bacterium contains the following coding sequences:
- the tldD gene encoding metalloprotease TldD — protein MTQSEKTRFFFERYGLTPADLERYLGAALSAGGEYADLYFEHLTSTGLTIDESMVKSATQGISAGCGVRVIAGERTGYAYTDDLAPEKIIHAARTAALIASGPARSPVVSVNERRHASLYPAAVSPADAGIQPKLEIVQRADRAARAYDPRIVQVRASYADEVRRILVIGSDGTFAEDIQPLARVSVFCIANDGENSSRGTAGGGGRVLLDYFNTEKTPEHFAHEAARQAIIQLDARQAPAGEMEVVLGPGWPGILLHEAIGHGLEADFNRKKTSAFAGLLGKRVASEKCTVVDNGTLPSRRGSINVDDEGSPTQNTVLIEKGILKGYLSDKLSSRLMSMPDTGNGRRESYEHIPMPRMTNTYMLAGQDSPEDIIRSVKYGVYAVNFGGGQVDITSGKFVFSASEAYLIEDGVVTSPLKNASLIGNGPDVLTRVSMVGNDLALDEGVGTCGKDGQSVPVGVGIPTLKVDRITVGGTGS, from the coding sequence ATGACCCAGTCTGAAAAGACCCGCTTCTTCTTCGAACGCTACGGCCTCACGCCCGCGGACCTGGAGCGCTACCTGGGCGCGGCGCTCTCGGCCGGCGGCGAGTACGCCGACCTGTACTTCGAGCACCTGACCTCGACCGGGCTCACCATTGACGAAAGCATGGTGAAGTCGGCCACGCAGGGGATTTCCGCCGGATGCGGCGTGCGCGTGATCGCCGGCGAGCGCACCGGATACGCCTACACCGACGACCTCGCCCCCGAGAAGATCATTCACGCCGCCCGCACCGCCGCGCTCATCGCCAGCGGCCCGGCCAGGTCGCCGGTGGTTTCCGTCAACGAGCGCCGGCACGCCAGCCTGTATCCCGCCGCGGTTTCGCCGGCCGACGCCGGCATTCAACCCAAATTGGAAATTGTCCAGCGCGCCGACCGCGCCGCGCGCGCCTATGACCCGCGCATCGTGCAGGTGCGCGCCAGCTACGCTGACGAAGTGCGCCGCATTCTTGTCATCGGCTCGGACGGGACCTTCGCCGAAGACATACAGCCGCTGGCCCGCGTGAGCGTCTTCTGCATCGCCAACGACGGTGAGAATTCTTCCCGCGGCACCGCCGGCGGCGGCGGCCGCGTGCTGCTCGATTACTTCAATACCGAAAAAACGCCGGAGCACTTTGCCCACGAAGCCGCGCGGCAGGCCATCATCCAGCTCGACGCGCGACAGGCGCCGGCAGGCGAAATGGAAGTCGTGCTCGGCCCCGGTTGGCCGGGCATCCTGCTGCACGAAGCCATCGGGCACGGCCTGGAGGCCGACTTCAACCGCAAGAAGACGTCCGCCTTCGCCGGCCTGCTCGGCAAGCGCGTCGCTTCTGAAAAGTGCACCGTGGTGGACAACGGCACGCTGCCCTCGCGCCGCGGGTCCATCAACGTGGATGACGAAGGCTCGCCCACGCAGAACACCGTGCTCATCGAAAAGGGAATCCTGAAGGGCTACCTGAGCGACAAGCTGTCGTCCAGGCTCATGTCCATGCCCGACACCGGCAACGGGCGCCGCGAGAGCTACGAGCACATCCCCATGCCGCGCATGACCAACACCTACATGCTCGCCGGCCAGGACTCGCCCGAGGACATCATCAGGTCGGTCAAGTACGGCGTCTACGCGGTGAACTTCGGCGGCGGCCAGGTGGACATCACCAGCGGCAAGTTCGTCTTCTCCGCGTCCGAGGCCTACCTGATCGAAGACGGCGTGGTCACCAGCCCGCTGAAAAACGCGAGCCTGATCGGCAACGGCCCTGACGTGCTCACCCGCGTTTCCATGGTCGGCAACGACCTGGCGCTCGACGAAGGCGTCGGCACCTGCGGCAAAGACGGCCAGTCGGTCCCGGTCGGCGTCGGGATTCCCACGCTGAAGGTGGACCGGATCACGGTGGGCGGAACGGGAAGTTAA
- a CDS encoding TldD/PmbA family protein — MTTDLQQLAASTVARAMRSGATAAEAMIHEGNEFSTVVRMNEVETLKEAGSRAMGVRVFFGQRVGSTYSTDFSPQGLEQMLEGALALARVTSEDPHAGLPAAEELGMLSADLDLYHEDVYSLPTADRIEYARRAEKAAFSADPRITNSEGAGFDASSGRTVLANSLGFVGEYQRTYCSVMAAPVAAGADGAMQRDYWWSPARSLARLDTPEHVGRIAAERTVRRLGARKVKTARVPVIFDPLTARALLEHVFEAVNGDAIYRHASFLTGKLGEKIAGGNVTVIDDGTMRGGFGSSPFDSEGVPSRRTVVIERGVLKSYLLNSYTARKLGLKTTGNASRGITGNPGIGAGNFYLEPGTRAARDIIAGVKDGLYVTDFLGFGVNLVTGDFSRGASGLWISGGELAYPVEEITVAGNLKDMLNSIAEIGSDLEFRGSIASPTIRIEGLTVAGE; from the coding sequence ATGACTACTGATCTCCAACAACTTGCCGCCTCCACCGTCGCCCGCGCCATGCGCTCCGGCGCCACGGCCGCCGAGGCCATGATTCACGAGGGCAACGAGTTCTCCACCGTCGTTCGCATGAACGAAGTCGAGACGCTGAAGGAAGCCGGCTCGCGCGCCATGGGCGTGCGCGTCTTCTTCGGACAGCGCGTGGGCTCCACCTACAGCACCGATTTTTCGCCCCAAGGACTCGAGCAGATGCTCGAGGGCGCGCTCGCTCTGGCGCGCGTCACCTCGGAAGACCCGCACGCCGGCCTGCCCGCCGCCGAAGAACTCGGCATGCTCTCGGCCGACCTCGACCTCTACCACGAAGATGTCTATTCGCTGCCCACAGCGGACCGGATTGAGTACGCCCGCCGTGCGGAAAAGGCCGCATTCAGCGCCGACCCACGGATCACGAACTCCGAGGGCGCCGGCTTCGACGCCTCTTCGGGACGTACGGTCCTGGCCAATTCGCTCGGCTTCGTCGGAGAGTATCAGCGAACGTACTGCTCGGTGATGGCCGCACCGGTTGCCGCCGGCGCCGACGGCGCCATGCAGCGCGACTACTGGTGGTCGCCCGCGCGCTCGCTGGCGAGGCTCGATACGCCCGAACACGTCGGCCGCATCGCCGCCGAGCGCACCGTGCGCCGCCTGGGCGCCCGCAAAGTGAAGACCGCGCGCGTGCCCGTCATCTTCGATCCCCTTACCGCCCGCGCGCTGCTCGAGCACGTCTTCGAAGCGGTAAACGGCGACGCCATCTACCGCCACGCGTCGTTCCTCACCGGCAAGCTCGGCGAAAAAATTGCCGGCGGCAACGTCACCGTCATTGACGATGGCACAATGCGCGGCGGTTTCGGCTCCTCGCCCTTCGACAGCGAAGGCGTCCCCTCGCGCCGGACCGTGGTCATCGAGCGTGGCGTGCTCAAGTCCTATTTGCTGAACTCCTACACCGCCCGCAAACTGGGGCTGAAAACGACCGGCAACGCCTCCCGCGGCATCACCGGCAATCCCGGCATCGGCGCCGGCAACTTCTACCTGGAGCCCGGCACGCGCGCCGCGCGCGACATCATCGCCGGCGTCAAAGACGGCCTCTACGTCACCGACTTCCTCGGCTTCGGTGTGAACCTGGTGACCGGCGACTTCTCCCGCGGCGCTTCCGGCCTGTGGATCTCCGGCGGCGAGCTGGCCTACCCGGTGGAAGAGATCACCGTGGCCGGCAACCTCAAGGACATGCTCAACTCCATCGCCGAGATCGGCAGCGACCTGGAGTTTCGCGGCTCAATCGCGTCGCCCACGATTCGCATCGAAGGTCTGACGGTTGCAGGCGAGTAA
- a CDS encoding ATP-binding protein, giving the protein MPAAMNSPAPECPLCSGTGWKPVADAAAPGERARPRRVTRCDCVLRGRAERLLARARIPARYEHCELGNFDVAFPGAHASLARARLTAEGFVEKYPVESSGLLLVGSVGVGKTHLAVAVMRELMVSKGIACLFWDYRELLKEIQNSYDPSVQTTELGVLRPVFEAEVLVLDELGAVRPTEWVWDTVSLILNTRYNDKRTTIITTNFPDEPEAPVGRLSSAREQAQRAARKETLGDRIGERMRSRLHEMCRKVEMAGNDFRQRVSSASFR; this is encoded by the coding sequence ATGCCCGCTGCGATGAACTCCCCTGCGCCCGAATGCCCTCTCTGCTCCGGCACGGGGTGGAAGCCGGTCGCCGACGCCGCCGCGCCGGGCGAAAGAGCCAGGCCGCGCCGCGTCACTCGCTGCGACTGCGTGCTTCGCGGACGCGCCGAACGCCTGCTCGCCCGGGCGCGCATCCCGGCGCGCTACGAGCACTGCGAGCTGGGCAACTTCGACGTCGCCTTTCCCGGCGCGCACGCGTCGCTCGCCAGGGCGCGCCTCACCGCCGAAGGCTTCGTGGAGAAGTATCCCGTCGAATCGAGCGGCCTCCTGCTGGTGGGCAGCGTGGGCGTGGGGAAAACGCATCTCGCGGTCGCCGTCATGCGCGAGCTCATGGTGAGCAAGGGCATCGCCTGCCTGTTCTGGGACTACCGCGAGCTGCTCAAAGAGATCCAGAACTCTTATGACCCCTCGGTTCAGACCACCGAACTCGGCGTCCTGCGCCCGGTGTTCGAGGCCGAGGTGCTGGTGCTCGACGAACTCGGCGCCGTTCGTCCCACCGAGTGGGTGTGGGACACGGTCAGCCTCATCCTGAACACGCGCTACAACGACAAGCGCACCACCATCATCACCACCAATTTTCCCGACGAACCCGAGGCCCCCGTGGGCCGCCTCTCTTCCGCCCGTGAGCAGGCGCAGCGCGCCGCGCGCAAAGAGACGCTGGGCGACCGCATCGGCGAGCGAATGCGCTCCCGCTTGCACGAGATGTGCCGCAAAGTCGAGATGGCCGGGAACGACTTCCGCCAGCGCGTCTCCAGCGCCAGCTTCCGCTAG
- a CDS encoding DUF3426 domain-containing protein produces MARHPDPRFEPRGSKLKSMAPWPLIAIVVAALLLIVVLYQAPRSPKKAEGPAAGQVPDQPNAGELQMSEVKITPSPADGGAVVVSGRLTNTGQRPVGGVMIDAIFNDAQGNDVFRDTQPASAVTAQRGAGARPVDMQSRPIAPGQAQDFRVQFAGVPETWDRQAPEMRIVHVTLLDGGPGSGALSQGAGGKSPQTPASDVNANSSGKPSPGKLAPSRKKR; encoded by the coding sequence ATGGCCCGGCATCCCGACCCGAGATTTGAACCGCGCGGTTCGAAGCTGAAGAGCATGGCGCCGTGGCCGCTGATCGCCATCGTCGTGGCGGCGCTGCTGCTCATCGTCGTGCTCTACCAGGCGCCGCGCTCGCCGAAGAAGGCCGAAGGGCCCGCCGCCGGGCAGGTCCCCGACCAGCCCAACGCCGGTGAACTCCAGATGAGCGAGGTGAAAATCACGCCCTCGCCCGCCGACGGCGGCGCCGTGGTCGTCTCCGGACGCCTCACCAACACCGGCCAGCGGCCGGTCGGCGGCGTGATGATCGACGCCATCTTCAACGACGCCCAGGGCAATGACGTCTTCCGCGACACGCAGCCCGCCAGCGCCGTCACGGCGCAGCGCGGAGCCGGCGCAAGGCCGGTTGACATGCAGTCGCGGCCTATCGCGCCCGGCCAGGCGCAGGATTTCCGCGTGCAATTCGCCGGCGTGCCCGAGACGTGGGACAGGCAGGCGCCGGAAATGCGCATCGTGCACGTCACGCTGCTCGACGGCGGACCCGGCAGCGGGGCGCTCTCGCAAGGCGCCGGCGGCAAATCGCCGCAGACCCCGGCAAGCGACGTGAACGCCAATTCCAGCGGCAAGCCATCTCCGGGCAAACTGGCGCCTTCCAGGAAAAAGCGCTAG
- a CDS encoding M23 family metallopeptidase yields the protein MRKRYYILFVARDGEGELRKIPIPMHYMYVFVAGALFGLFSLTGMAGSYTRMLMKVSRFNQLRSEKEALSKRYTKLEAVAKEKELQAASLSSLADEVSALYGLKSEPILAKTSDEDDPQYTASFDRFYALRTTAMTGAATLGISFGPQRNATTADWLHLASSPTLWPVEGTVTGSFGERVDPFNGEGAFHSGIDISTTYGHAVLAPADGLVTFADQMSGYGRVVMVQHAHGISTRFGHLAGFAVIPGQQVRRGDTLGYVGLSGRSTGPHLHYEVRINDVPVNPHKYLRVGPRQAPVMISGMD from the coding sequence TTGCGAAAACGCTACTACATCCTTTTCGTAGCCCGCGATGGTGAAGGGGAACTGCGCAAGATCCCCATTCCCATGCATTACATGTACGTTTTTGTGGCGGGGGCGCTGTTCGGGCTGTTTTCGCTGACCGGGATGGCCGGCTCCTACACCCGCATGCTGATGAAGGTGTCGCGCTTCAACCAGCTGCGCTCGGAGAAAGAGGCGCTCAGCAAGCGGTACACAAAACTAGAGGCAGTCGCCAAAGAGAAAGAACTTCAGGCGGCCTCGCTCAGCTCGCTGGCCGACGAGGTATCGGCGCTCTACGGGCTGAAGTCGGAGCCGATCCTGGCCAAGACTTCCGACGAAGACGACCCGCAGTACACCGCCTCATTCGACCGCTTCTACGCGCTGCGCACTACCGCCATGACCGGCGCCGCGACCCTGGGCATTTCCTTCGGGCCGCAGCGCAACGCCACCACGGCAGATTGGCTGCACCTGGCTTCCTCCCCCACCCTTTGGCCGGTTGAAGGCACCGTGACCGGCTCGTTCGGCGAGCGCGTGGACCCGTTCAACGGTGAAGGGGCGTTCCACAGCGGCATCGATATCTCCACCACCTACGGCCACGCCGTGCTGGCGCCGGCCGACGGCTTGGTGACCTTCGCCGACCAGATGTCGGGCTACGGCCGCGTGGTGATGGTGCAGCACGCGCACGGCATCTCGACGCGCTTCGGCCACCTGGCCGGATTCGCCGTCATCCCCGGGCAGCAGGTGCGCCGCGGCGACACGCTGGGCTATGTCGGCCTGAGCGGACGCAGCACCGGCCCGCACCTGCACTACGAAGTGCGCATCAACGACGTCCCGGTCAACCCGCACAAGTACCTGCGGGTGGGACCGCGGCAGGCGCCGGTGATGATCTCAGGGATGGACTAG
- the thiL gene encoding thiamine-phosphate kinase — translation MPLPEHQLIARIRRAAGKSRAVIAGVGDDAAILRPPAGHELLVTTDLSLEGVHFRREWHPPESVGHRVLARGLSDIAAMGGEPIAAFLSLAVPAETPQKWMDGFLAGFTRLARRFRVPLAGGDTGENPEGIVADIVVVGSVPRGKALLRSGARAGDGIYVTGELGRAAAVLHRLEGGGFVVKADGRGRPSLPRAKDLAPHFFPEPRLQTGRRLRGLASSAIDVSDGLSTDLAHICEESGVAAVIHEHSIPRGVSFTGSSLHFALHGGEDYELLFTAPPRARVPARLGGVRVTRIGQVLPPGRAKSPLLYLADSHGQRKPLVPAGWQHFGK, via the coding sequence GTGCCGCTCCCCGAACACCAGCTCATCGCCCGCATCCGCCGCGCCGCCGGCAAGTCGCGCGCGGTAATCGCGGGCGTCGGCGACGACGCCGCCATCCTGCGCCCGCCCGCCGGACACGAGCTGCTCGTCACCACCGACCTATCGCTCGAGGGCGTGCACTTTCGCCGCGAATGGCATCCGCCCGAGTCGGTGGGACACCGCGTGCTCGCCCGCGGCCTGAGCGACATCGCCGCCATGGGCGGCGAGCCGATCGCCGCCTTCCTCTCGCTGGCCGTACCGGCTGAAACGCCGCAGAAATGGATGGACGGCTTTCTTGCCGGCTTCACGCGTCTCGCCCGCCGCTTCCGCGTGCCGCTGGCCGGCGGCGATACCGGCGAAAACCCCGAAGGCATCGTCGCCGACATCGTGGTCGTGGGCAGCGTCCCGCGCGGAAAGGCCCTGCTGCGCTCCGGCGCGCGCGCGGGAGATGGGATCTACGTGACCGGCGAGTTGGGACGCGCCGCCGCCGTGCTGCACCGGCTCGAAGGTGGAGGGTTCGTCGTAAAAGCCGACGGGCGAGGGCGCCCGTCGCTACCTCGTGCGAAAGACCTTGCCCCCCACTTCTTCCCCGAACCGCGCCTCCAGACCGGGCGCCGGCTGCGCGGCCTCGCGTCTTCCGCAATCGATGTGAGCGACGGCCTCTCCACCGACCTGGCGCACATTTGCGAAGAGAGCGGTGTGGCCGCCGTGATCCACGAGCACAGCATCCCGCGCGGCGTCAGCTTTACCGGCAGCTCGCTGCACTTTGCCCTGCACGGCGGCGAGGACTATGAACTGCTGTTCACCGCGCCGCCACGGGCACGCGTTCCGGCGCGGCTGGGCGGCGTCCGCGTGACGCGCATCGGCCAAGTCTTGCCGCCCGGACGAGCCAAGTCCCCCCTCCTCTACCTCGCCGACAGCCACGGCCAGCGCAAGCCGCTCGTGCCGGCAGGCTGGCAGCACTTCGGAAAGTAG
- a CDS encoding DPP IV N-terminal domain-containing protein, with protein sequence MKRSARFSTLLIIAIIAALAGGQAPAQTAPAPPAAGPRELTIPAIFAEGGLTGRAPETIKWSPDGTKVSYVLRDDAGVRGQLYYVDVASGKPAVLVAQEKLATLAPPASSLKDERERERRSRYSVAGYFWAPDSKHILFDSNGQLWLYSLDTGTAVQVTTNNDPASDPKFSPDGKHVAYVRAHNLYVRSLKGGEPEKSLTARDRGDEKAGEEDDSLLNGEVDWVYAEELDVRSNYFWSPDGKQIAYLQMDESKVPQYPITDFIPTHATVDKQRYPQPGDSNPAVRVGVVGAGGGKTRWINVPQRSGDDESPADYYIPRFGWVRPGLLYIMVLNRAQDRIDLYFADASSGAVRKVLSDTSKNWVNVEEPHFVLPGQFLWLSWRSGYTHIYRYSYSDADPLSAEAKLEMPLTGGDFEVFSVDGFQKGGENTGGLVYFTSNQGDARQRQLWAVKLSGGDAVRISREHGTHAATFPDNGAGYYVDNYSAVMDPPRLSLCSTRETGACSVFWQSRAVDEFRLTPPHFVDFKADDGTVLHGSLLLPEGAAAGAAKVPLILAPYGGPGAQTVRDQWGGSTFLFHQLMARRGFAILQVDNRGMAGRGQAFAAALRHNFGEVEVKDQLTALDQALEKFPQLDRDRLGLWGWSYGGYLTLMMMTHSDRFKAGVSVAPVTDWRNYDSIYTERYMGLPKDNAQGYKKGSPIHSAGQLSGRVLIVHGTSDDNVHTQNTIQMTNELINAGKQFDLMLYPRKTHGIAGSTARTNLFTKIQEHFEKGLK encoded by the coding sequence TTGAAGCGTTCAGCCCGCTTTTCCACTCTCCTTATTATTGCCATCATTGCCGCGCTGGCGGGCGGCCAGGCCCCGGCCCAAACCGCCCCGGCGCCACCGGCGGCGGGTCCGCGCGAGCTGACGATTCCCGCCATCTTCGCCGAGGGCGGGCTGACGGGGCGGGCGCCGGAGACGATCAAGTGGAGTCCCGACGGAACCAAGGTTTCCTACGTGCTGCGCGACGACGCCGGCGTGCGCGGGCAGCTCTACTACGTGGACGTGGCCAGCGGCAAGCCGGCGGTGCTGGTGGCGCAGGAGAAGCTGGCCACGCTGGCGCCACCGGCTTCCTCGCTGAAAGACGAGCGTGAACGCGAGCGGCGCTCGCGCTACTCGGTGGCGGGTTACTTCTGGGCGCCCGACTCAAAGCACATCCTGTTCGACTCGAACGGCCAGCTCTGGCTGTATTCGCTCGACACCGGCACGGCGGTGCAGGTCACGACGAACAACGATCCGGCCAGCGATCCCAAGTTTTCGCCTGACGGCAAACATGTGGCCTACGTGCGCGCGCACAACCTGTACGTGCGGTCGCTGAAGGGAGGCGAGCCGGAGAAGTCGCTGACCGCGCGCGACCGCGGCGACGAAAAAGCCGGCGAAGAAGACGACTCGCTGCTGAACGGCGAAGTGGACTGGGTGTATGCCGAAGAGCTCGACGTGCGCTCGAACTACTTCTGGTCGCCGGACGGGAAGCAGATCGCGTATCTGCAGATGGACGAGAGCAAGGTGCCGCAGTATCCGATTACGGATTTCATCCCGACGCATGCGACGGTGGACAAGCAGCGCTATCCGCAGCCGGGCGATTCCAATCCTGCGGTGCGGGTGGGCGTGGTCGGCGCGGGCGGCGGCAAAACGCGCTGGATCAACGTGCCGCAGCGCAGCGGCGATGACGAATCGCCGGCCGACTACTACATCCCGCGCTTCGGCTGGGTGCGGCCCGGGCTGCTCTACATCATGGTGCTCAACCGCGCGCAGGACCGGATCGACCTGTACTTCGCCGATGCCTCGAGCGGCGCCGTGCGCAAGGTGCTCAGCGACACGAGCAAGAACTGGGTGAATGTGGAAGAACCGCATTTCGTGCTGCCGGGACAATTCCTGTGGCTGAGCTGGCGCTCGGGATACACGCACATTTATCGGTACAGCTACAGCGACGCCGATCCCCTCTCCGCCGAAGCCAAGCTGGAAATGCCGCTCACGGGGGGAGACTTTGAAGTCTTCAGCGTGGATGGATTCCAGAAAGGCGGCGAAAATACCGGCGGATTGGTGTACTTCACGTCAAACCAGGGCGACGCGCGCCAACGCCAGCTCTGGGCCGTGAAGCTGAGCGGCGGCGACGCGGTACGCATCTCACGCGAGCATGGGACGCATGCCGCCACCTTCCCCGACAACGGCGCCGGGTATTACGTGGACAACTACTCGGCCGTGATGGACCCGCCTCGGCTCTCGCTGTGCAGCACCCGAGAAACCGGCGCCTGCTCGGTGTTCTGGCAATCGCGCGCGGTTGACGAATTCCGCCTCACGCCGCCGCACTTTGTGGACTTCAAGGCTGACGACGGCACGGTGCTGCACGGCTCCCTGCTGCTGCCCGAGGGCGCAGCGGCCGGCGCCGCCAAGGTTCCTCTCATCCTGGCGCCCTACGGCGGCCCGGGCGCGCAGACGGTGCGCGACCAGTGGGGCGGGAGCACGTTCCTGTTCCACCAGCTCATGGCGCGGCGCGGCTTTGCCATCCTGCAGGTGGACAATCGCGGCATGGCCGGGCGCGGGCAGGCGTTCGCCGCCGCCCTGCGCCACAACTTCGGCGAGGTGGAAGTGAAAGACCAGCTCACCGCGCTGGACCAGGCGCTGGAAAAATTTCCGCAGCTCGACCGCGACCGCCTGGGCCTCTGGGGATGGAGCTACGGCGGTTACTTGACGCTGATGATGATGACGCACTCGGACCGCTTCAAGGCGGGCGTCTCGGTGGCGCCGGTCACCGACTGGCGCAACTACGATTCCATCTACACCGAGCGTTACATGGGCCTGCCGAAAGACAACGCGCAGGGCTACAAGAAAGGTTCGCCCATCCATTCTGCCGGCCAGCTCAGCGGCCGCGTGCTGATCGTGCACGGCACCAGCGACGACAACGTGCACACCCAGAACACCATCCAGATGACCAATGAGCTCATCAACGCCGGCAAGCAGTTCGACCTGATGCTCTACCCGCGCAAGACGCACGGCATCGCCGGCTCGACCGCGCGCACGAATTTGTTTACCAAGATCCAGGAGCACTTTGAGAAGGGGTTGAAGTAG